The following are encoded together in the Fodinibius salinus genome:
- a CDS encoding mechanosensitive ion channel family protein produces the protein MDFQRYILVLFLLISGLLGGISAVNAAPIQQQSPDTVTIIGPIQVDTTSNSQASEDTTASEQSDTSSTLAELEKLISYGTILAVIFLLIITYFVNKLAVIILDNLSERFTNYRLGIKRTVPVFRLFIWILAFYIIIAGIINPPISTVLTVLASVGIAVGFAAQDILKNIFGGFMIILDRPFQVGDKIEVGDHYGEVLAIGLRSSRIVTPDDSIVSIPNGELMNKAVSNANASALDCLVVAEIFLPMEVDVETVKRIAYKAAVSSRYVYLQKPVSVIALNEVHEENYVVKLRVKAYVLDIRYEFPFKSDMTELILGELKNRDLLPKGALKNH, from the coding sequence ATGGATTTTCAACGATATATACTGGTTTTATTTTTACTGATCAGTGGATTGCTGGGCGGTATTTCAGCTGTGAATGCAGCTCCCATTCAGCAACAATCACCGGATACCGTAACCATTATCGGTCCCATTCAGGTAGATACTACATCCAACTCTCAAGCCTCCGAAGATACTACAGCTTCGGAGCAAAGTGATACCTCAAGCACACTGGCTGAATTAGAAAAGCTGATTTCCTACGGCACCATTCTGGCCGTCATATTCCTGCTCATTATCACCTATTTTGTGAATAAGCTGGCCGTAATTATTCTGGATAATCTTTCAGAGCGTTTTACCAATTACCGGCTGGGTATCAAGCGAACGGTACCGGTGTTTCGACTTTTTATCTGGATATTGGCTTTCTATATTATAATTGCCGGGATCATCAATCCGCCGATCAGTACCGTGTTAACGGTATTGGCTTCTGTGGGTATTGCTGTGGGATTTGCTGCGCAGGATATCCTCAAGAATATTTTTGGTGGATTTATGATTATCCTGGATCGCCCTTTCCAGGTGGGAGATAAAATTGAGGTGGGAGACCATTACGGCGAAGTGCTTGCCATTGGTCTGCGTTCGAGTCGTATTGTTACCCCCGATGATTCTATCGTGTCGATCCCCAATGGAGAGCTGATGAATAAAGCTGTTTCTAACGCCAATGCAAGTGCGTTGGACTGCCTGGTCGTGGCCGAGATTTTTCTGCCGATGGAAGTTGATGTGGAGACGGTGAAGCGCATTGCATATAAAGCTGCTGTTTCATCACGCTATGTGTATTTGCAAAAGCCGGTTTCCGTAATTGCACTCAACGAGGTGCATGAAGAAAATTATGTGGTCAAGCTGCGGGTCAAGGCGTATGTATTGGATATCCGTTATGAATTTCCTTTCAAAAGTGATATGACTGAGTTAATATTAGGAGAACTTAAGAATCGTGATTTACTGCCCAAAGGAGCTCTAAAAAATCATTAA
- a CDS encoding dipeptidyl-peptidase 3 family protein, with translation MSIDDRLNQYTEFSLEADLSKLSKNQKQMIPLLIDAAKAMEEVFWMEAYGDKSKLMEELANPKEKRFAEINYGPWDRLNGNEPFIDGVEAKPEGANFYPEDMSKEEFQNWDSEAKDDLYTLVRRDDDGNLKTIPYHEAFAAQHKKAAEKLKEAAELAENKGLKKYLNLRAEALLTDDYRASDMAWMDMKGNTIEVVIGPIETYEDQLFGYKAAHETFVLIKDKEWSKRLSKYAKVLPELQKGLPVSKKYKQETPGRDSDLNAYTAIYYAGDANAGSKTIAINLPNDEEVQLEKGTRRLQLKNAMRAKYDKILVPISDVLIAEDQRQYLTFDAFFGNTMFHEVAHGLGIKNTITGKGTVREALKEHASALEEGKADVLGLYMVSELRKDEMVTEGSIKDNYVTFMASIFRSIRFGSSSAHGKANLIRFNYFKEKGAFTYDEESKTYRVNFDKIAEATDSLSNKILTLQGDGDYEEVADFVKKYGQVGDQLQESLDRLSEQSIPVDVTFNQGREVLGLK, from the coding sequence ATGAGTATTGATGATCGGTTGAATCAATATACCGAGTTTAGCCTCGAGGCTGATCTTTCGAAACTCAGTAAAAATCAGAAGCAGATGATTCCATTATTGATTGATGCTGCTAAGGCGATGGAAGAAGTCTTTTGGATGGAAGCCTATGGAGATAAGAGTAAGCTGATGGAGGAGCTTGCTAATCCCAAGGAAAAGCGTTTTGCAGAAATTAATTATGGTCCCTGGGATCGCCTGAATGGCAACGAGCCTTTTATAGATGGAGTCGAAGCTAAGCCGGAAGGAGCCAACTTTTATCCTGAAGATATGTCCAAAGAGGAATTTCAGAACTGGGATTCTGAAGCCAAGGATGATCTTTATACATTGGTGCGCCGCGATGATGATGGAAATCTCAAAACGATTCCCTATCACGAAGCATTTGCAGCCCAACACAAGAAAGCGGCCGAAAAGTTGAAGGAAGCTGCAGAATTAGCTGAAAACAAAGGACTTAAAAAATATCTTAATCTCCGTGCCGAAGCATTGTTGACAGATGATTACCGGGCCAGTGATATGGCGTGGATGGATATGAAAGGGAATACTATTGAGGTTGTGATTGGGCCCATTGAAACGTACGAAGACCAACTATTTGGATATAAAGCCGCCCATGAAACCTTTGTGCTGATCAAAGACAAGGAGTGGAGTAAACGGTTGTCGAAATATGCCAAGGTACTGCCTGAGCTACAGAAGGGGCTTCCGGTTTCCAAAAAATATAAACAGGAAACACCGGGGCGCGATTCTGATCTGAATGCGTATACGGCAATATACTATGCGGGAGATGCTAATGCCGGATCCAAAACTATTGCAATTAACCTGCCTAATGATGAGGAAGTGCAGCTGGAAAAAGGTACGCGACGGTTGCAGCTTAAGAATGCGATGCGTGCTAAGTACGATAAGATTTTGGTCCCGATCTCGGATGTGCTCATTGCCGAAGATCAGCGTCAGTATCTAACCTTCGATGCCTTTTTTGGTAATACCATGTTCCACGAAGTAGCGCATGGGCTTGGTATCAAAAATACGATTACCGGTAAGGGGACAGTTCGTGAAGCACTGAAAGAGCACGCCTCGGCCCTGGAAGAGGGGAAAGCCGATGTATTGGGACTTTATATGGTTTCTGAGTTGCGAAAAGACGAGATGGTAACTGAAGGTTCTATTAAAGATAACTATGTAACCTTTATGGCAAGTATTTTTCGCTCTATTCGTTTTGGTTCCTCAAGTGCTCATGGCAAAGCCAATCTTATTCGATTCAATTATTTTAAGGAAAAAGGAGCTTTCACTTATGATGAAGAATCAAAAACATATCGTGTAAACTTTGACAAAATTGCAGAAGCCACTGATTCGCTGTCGAATAAAATTCTGACGTTACAGGGAGATGGAGATTATGAAGAAGTAGCTGATTTTGTGAAAAAATATGGTCAGGTTGGTGATCAGTTGCAGGAGTCCTTGGATCGACTGTCCGAGCAGTCTATCCCTGTGGATGTTACCTTTAATCAGGGTAGAGAAGTACTCGGATTGAAGTAA
- a CDS encoding ankyrin repeat domain-containing protein: protein MEENAFLEAAESGDLSAFKQHLEEGENVDTADSHNRTALMKAAKHGHLEIVQLLLEHGANVNARDNRGTSALYWASSNGHDEIVQLLIQNHSDVHVVDDRGWSAKDQASTHHYDDIVHMLENAGA from the coding sequence ATGGAAGAAAATGCTTTTCTTGAAGCAGCAGAAAGTGGAGATCTGAGTGCCTTTAAGCAGCACTTGGAGGAGGGAGAAAATGTTGATACAGCCGACAGTCATAATCGAACAGCATTGATGAAAGCGGCCAAGCACGGACATCTTGAAATTGTGCAGTTATTGCTGGAACATGGAGCCAATGTTAACGCGAGAGACAACCGTGGAACCAGTGCTTTGTACTGGGCTTCTAGTAATGGACATGATGAGATTGTGCAGCTGCTTATCCAAAATCACAGCGATGTACATGTTGTTGATGATCGGGGTTGGTCAGCCAAAGATCAGGCCAGTACTCATCATTATGATGACATCGTACATATGCTTGAAAATGCGGGAGCGTAG
- a CDS encoding SAM-dependent methyltransferase, whose protein sequence is MSSNKSQKGTLYLIPNTLGKTPENNTIPDYVLSVVRRLEVMIVENVQTTSRYLQWVENTVPEYEIEFLLLNKETPIQEIRSFLKPLKKGRDVGLISEAGCPAVADPGSQLIKMAHDIDIKVSPLVGPSSILLALMGSGFNGQQFSFHGYLPIDKNKRQAAIQKLETKSQKNGSTEIFMEAPHRNDAIKKDVIRYCQPQTRFCTATNLTLPNEQIISKKISDWRKEFGPSINKDPTIFLLYA, encoded by the coding sequence ATGAGCAGCAATAAATCCCAAAAAGGTACCCTATATCTCATACCCAATACACTGGGCAAAACCCCAGAGAATAATACCATTCCCGACTATGTGCTTTCTGTCGTTCGTCGGCTAGAGGTAATGATTGTGGAAAATGTACAGACAACTTCTCGATACCTGCAATGGGTTGAGAACACTGTACCGGAGTACGAAATTGAGTTTCTATTGCTTAACAAAGAAACCCCTATCCAGGAAATCAGATCATTTCTTAAGCCATTAAAAAAAGGAAGAGATGTAGGCTTAATTTCCGAAGCCGGATGTCCGGCGGTGGCCGATCCCGGATCACAACTTATTAAGATGGCACATGATATCGACATTAAGGTGTCCCCGCTGGTCGGGCCGTCCTCTATCCTGTTGGCACTTATGGGATCAGGATTTAACGGTCAGCAGTTTAGCTTCCACGGCTACCTGCCTATTGATAAAAACAAACGTCAGGCAGCCATTCAAAAGCTCGAGACTAAATCTCAAAAAAACGGCAGTACAGAAATTTTCATGGAAGCCCCCCATCGCAATGATGCCATAAAAAAAGATGTAATTCGGTATTGCCAGCCACAGACACGTTTTTGCACGGCTACAAATCTGACCCTGCCTAATGAGCAAATTATTTCGAAAAAAATTTCTGACTGGCGAAAAGAATTCGGACCCTCTATTAATAAAGACCCCACGATATTTTTGCTCTATGCATAA